A genomic region of Micromonospora sp. NBC_01796 contains the following coding sequences:
- a CDS encoding DUF899 domain-containing protein, translating into MGDIQVVSRDAWLVARRRLLANEEQAARVLAEVSAERQALPVVEVDKEYVFEGPDGKVTLPELFEGRSQLIVYHFMFDPAWEAGCKFCSYLVDSIGNLSHLHRRDTTFALVSRAPYAGIERFRARMGWTMPWYSSFGSDFNYDFHVTQDESVAPVEYNYQDRETLLQNGEEWVTRGEQSGLSVFVQHDATVFHTYSGYGDGPTVLHGTDTLLDFTPQGRPRLDELSRWLRHHDRYAPAQLGAAGVVSPSK; encoded by the coding sequence ATGGGTGACATCCAGGTGGTGTCGAGGGACGCCTGGTTGGTGGCTCGCAGACGGCTGCTCGCCAACGAGGAGCAGGCCGCGCGGGTGCTGGCCGAGGTCAGCGCCGAGCGGCAGGCGCTGCCGGTGGTCGAGGTCGACAAGGAGTACGTGTTCGAGGGGCCGGACGGCAAGGTGACCCTGCCGGAGCTCTTCGAGGGGCGAAGCCAGTTGATCGTCTACCACTTCATGTTCGACCCCGCGTGGGAGGCCGGCTGCAAGTTCTGCTCCTACCTGGTGGACAGCATCGGCAACCTGTCCCATCTGCACCGCAGGGACACCACGTTCGCCCTCGTCTCCCGTGCCCCGTACGCCGGGATCGAGAGGTTCAGGGCGCGGATGGGTTGGACGATGCCCTGGTACTCGTCCTTCGGCAGCGACTTCAACTACGACTTCCACGTGACGCAGGACGAGAGCGTCGCCCCGGTCGAGTACAACTACCAGGACAGGGAGACCCTGCTGCAAAACGGCGAGGAGTGGGTGACCCGGGGCGAGCAGAGCGGCCTGAGCGTCTTCGTCCAGCACGACGCGACGGTCTTCCACACGTACTCCGGATACGGCGACGGCCCGACCGTGCTGCACGGCACCGACACGCTGCTCGACTTCACCCCGCAGGGCAGGCCGCGGCTGGACGAGCTGAGCCGCTGGCTGCGCCACCACGACAGGTACGCCCCCGCTCAGCTCGGGGCGGCGGGGGTGGTCAGTCCGTCGAAGTAG
- a CDS encoding YciI family protein, which produces MKYLLMVCVDESIELTPEEDAAEMEAVGAWAREMDNRGVRVLGDRLRPVSDATSVQLRGGELLISDGPFAETKEQMAGFDVIECADLKEAIEVASKHPGAKLGTIELRPFWPEE; this is translated from the coding sequence TTGAAGTACCTGCTGATGGTCTGCGTTGACGAGTCGATCGAGCTGACCCCCGAGGAAGACGCGGCCGAGATGGAGGCCGTCGGCGCCTGGGCCCGGGAGATGGACAACCGTGGGGTACGCGTACTCGGCGATCGTCTGCGCCCGGTCAGTGATGCCACCTCGGTCCAGTTGCGCGGCGGCGAACTGCTGATCTCCGACGGTCCGTTCGCCGAGACGAAGGAGCAGATGGCGGGCTTCGACGTGATCGAGTGCGCCGATCTGAAGGAGGCGATCGAGGTGGCGTCGAAGCACCCCGGCGCCAAGCTCGGCACCATCGAACTGCGGCCGTTCTGGCCGGAGGAGTGA